The following coding sequences lie in one Candidatus Methylarchaceae archaeon HK02M2 genomic window:
- a CDS encoding CBS domain-containing protein: MNSPAITASPNETAKDLALRMIQNKVGSIVITESDKPTGIVTDGDITFKAVAKDFKPSEVLARDIMSSPLHTINSDKDIREAARVMRNLRIKRLGVTYKNRLVGMITISDIVAIIPEIMEIASEKARIMTGEARRKRGSLSGYCDICNQWSDYLMEVDGKFRCEECREGKRTIE; encoded by the coding sequence ATGAATAGTCCTGCAATTACAGCATCGCCGAATGAGACAGCCAAGGATTTAGCTTTAAGAATGATTCAAAACAAAGTTGGTAGCATAGTGATCACAGAAAGCGATAAACCTACGGGCATAGTCACAGATGGTGATATAACCTTTAAAGCTGTGGCAAAAGATTTCAAGCCAAGTGAGGTACTAGCGAGAGATATCATGTCATCACCTTTACACACGATCAATAGCGATAAAGACATAAGAGAAGCAGCAAGAGTTATGAGGAATTTAAGGATAAAAAGACTTGGTGTAACTTATAAAAATAGATTAGTTGGCATGATAACCATCTCAGATATTGTAGCCATTATACCCGAGATTATGGAAATAGCATCTGAGAAAGCACGAATTATGACTGGTGAAGCTAGAAGGAAGAGAGGTTCCTTATCTGGTTATTGTGACATATGCAATCAATGGTCTGATTACTTAATGGAAGTAGATGGAAAATTCCGTTGTGAGGAATGCCGTGAAGGAAAGCGAACTATCGAATAG
- a CDS encoding dihydroorotase family protein, with amino-acid sequence MSEIINIINANVLIKGKILDIGITIIGDKIVKIGKESTLQKAERTFNAGRRLVLPGFIDVHTHLRDFKLSYKENFSSGTAAAVAGGFTTVLDMPNSKPPTTTTEIVKERFLKAKGKIFCDVGFYATPRSPDQVENLVDSGCKAMKIYMAKSIDYENYSTERDISKLIQKVSSLGIVLSVHAEDPNFIKRAEADLSPELHARSHTIKAEESAIDIAINASQKFGGKLHICHVSTFGGLNKIRNAKEKGVDITCETAPHYITLTNKIFSRFGKKSIVEPPLRSKRHIEAIVKGISNGDVDIIATDHAPHTLEEKDQGSPGFPGLETAVPILYTLVRDGILTLSRVTDAFTTKPAERFSLLDRGKIEVGRVANLTIIDLKSEKKIDSQNFFSKCKFSPFDGKLVKASIYATFVRGKVVFLDGDLVPSIKAGMTIKDRKRHE; translated from the coding sequence ATGAGTGAAATTATTAACATAATCAATGCAAACGTTTTGATAAAGGGCAAGATATTAGATATCGGTATAACTATCATTGGAGATAAGATTGTAAAGATAGGCAAGGAGAGCACCCTACAAAAAGCTGAAAGAACATTTAATGCTGGTAGAAGGCTTGTACTTCCGGGCTTCATAGATGTTCACACTCATCTCAGAGATTTTAAGTTATCTTATAAAGAGAACTTCTCATCTGGTACAGCGGCAGCGGTTGCAGGTGGATTTACTACTGTTTTAGACATGCCAAATAGCAAACCACCTACTACAACAACAGAGATTGTCAAAGAAAGATTTCTAAAGGCTAAAGGGAAGATATTTTGTGATGTAGGCTTTTACGCAACACCGAGGAGTCCCGATCAAGTAGAGAATTTAGTAGATTCCGGTTGTAAAGCTATGAAGATATACATGGCAAAGTCAATAGACTACGAGAATTATTCTACAGAAAGAGACATTTCTAAATTGATTCAAAAGGTATCGTCGCTAGGGATAGTTCTTTCCGTACATGCAGAAGATCCTAATTTTATAAAGAGAGCTGAGGCCGATTTATCACCAGAACTACATGCTCGGTCTCATACAATAAAAGCTGAAGAAAGTGCTATAGATATAGCGATAAACGCTTCACAAAAATTTGGGGGAAAGTTGCATATATGCCATGTCTCTACTTTCGGAGGGTTGAATAAAATAAGAAACGCAAAGGAGAAGGGCGTAGATATAACATGTGAAACAGCTCCACACTACATAACTCTTACGAACAAGATATTTAGTAGATTTGGTAAGAAATCGATAGTCGAACCTCCTCTACGCTCAAAGAGACATATTGAAGCAATTGTAAAGGGGATATCGAATGGAGATGTAGATATAATCGCTACAGATCATGCACCCCATACATTAGAAGAGAAAGATCAAGGGAGCCCTGGTTTTCCTGGTCTTGAGACCGCTGTACCAATTTTATATACATTAGTACGAGATGGTATACTAACTCTATCTAGGGTAACCGATGCTTTTACAACAAAGCCAGCTGAGAGATTTTCTTTACTTGACCGAGGTAAGATAGAAGTAGGAAGAGTGGCGAACTTAACAATAATCGATTTAAAAAGTGAAAAAAAGATTGACTCACAAAATTTCTTTTCAAAATGTAAATTTTCCCCATTCGATGGCAAGCTTGTTAAAGCTAGCATTTATGCTACATTTGTTAGAGGCAAAGTAGTATTTTTAGATGGAGATTTAGTCCCATCAATAAAGGCGGGTATGACTATAAAAGATCGTAAACGGCATGAATAA